CCATTATTTACAGCAGTAGATGAGGAAGGTGGTTCCGTCGCAAGAATTGCGAACTCTAAAAATATGCAAACGACAAAGTTTCCGGCTATGGCAGAAATCGGAAAGACCGGAGACAGCAAAAATGCATATCACGTAGGGGAAACCATTGGAAAAGAAATTTATGAACTGGGATTTAATCTGGATTTTGCACCAGTCGCAGATATTAATACAAATGCTGAAAATACCGAGATAGGAAATAGAAGTTTTGGTTCTGAGCCAAAAACAGTAGCTGATATGGTCTCTCAGGAAGTGAAAGGATTACAGGCACAGGGAGTAAGTGCTACATTGAAGCATTTTCCGGGACAGGGACAGTGCGGAGAAGATACACATAAAGGATATGTAGAACTGAATGCAACCATTGACCAATTGCGTGATGTGGAATTCCTTCCGTTTAAATCAGGAATTTCTGCTGGTGCGGATATGGTTATGATGTCTCATGTAGCGGTAAGCCAGATTACGGGAAAAGAAACACCGGCATCCCTGACAAAGCTTATGGTAACTGATATATTAAGAGAAGAGCTGCAGTTTGATAATGTCATTATTACCGATGCTATGAATATGAAAGTTATTACAAAGTTTTATGATGCGGACCAGGCTGCTGTCATGGCGATCGAAGCAGGAAACGATATGATTCTTATGCCGGATAATTTTGAGCAGGCATTTGAAGGTGTTTTAGAAGCAGTTAAAGATGGGACTTTATCAGAAAGTCAGATTGATGAGGCAGCAGGTCGTGTCCTTTCCGTAAAGATTAAAAGAGGGATTCTCCCTGAAAGTTCAAAGTTATTCCGGCATAATGAAGGAAAGTAATCTGTAGGATTCATAAAAAATACTATGTAAAATATACGAAAAATTTGTGAATGGTTCTGAATTATGAGAAATGGCTTGTATAGACACTTATTTTATGTTAGTATACAATCGTTTTAATATGCTAATTAAATTAATTCACTAATGAAATTATGGAGGAAGAAAATGGCGTTTGATATGGAAGAACAGTTTTCTGAAGAATGTGTGGATTCTGGAATTCACGAAGAGTGCGGAGTGTTTGGAGCATATGATTTTGATGGTAATGATATCGCTTCAACGGTGTATTATGGGTTGTTTGCTCTGCAGCACAGAGGACAGGAAAGCTGTGGTATTGCAGTTTCGGATACCAATGGGCCTAAAAAGAACATTCAGGTTCATAAGGGAATGGGCCTTGTAAACGAAGTGTTTAACAGTGAGAACCTTGAAAAGTTAAAGGGGAATATCAGTGTAGGTCATGTCAGATATTCAACCGCAGGTTCAAGTACCAGAGAGAATGCACAGCCATTAGTACTGAATTATTATAAAGGTACGCTTGCGCTTGCGCATAACGGTAATCTGGTGAATGCTCTCGAACTTCGTCAAGAGCTTGAAAGAACAGGCGCTATTTTTCAGACGACGATTGACTCTGAAGTAATTGCGTATCATGTTGCAAAAGAAAGAATTTTTGCTGCGACAGCAGAGGAAGCAGTACTGGCAGCAATGCGTAAGTTAAAGGGAGCCTACTCTCTTATCGTAATGAGTCCGCGAAAGCTGATCGGTGCAAGAGATCCATTTGGTTTCCGCCCACTTTGTATCGGAAAAAGAGATAATACATATTTCCTTACTTCAGAAACCTGTGCCCTTGATACAGTTGGTGCAGAATTTGTAAGAGATGTAGAACCTGGAGAAGTAGTTACTCTGACTCCGAAGGGAATTGAGTCTAACAAAGAACTTTGTTTTAAAGATCCATCGAAGCAGGCAAGATGTATTTTTGAATATATTTATTTTGCAAGACCAGATGCAGTAATTGATGGCGTTGGTGTGTATGCCAGTCGTATTAAAGCTGGAAAGTTCCTTGCAATGGATTCGCCAGTAGATGCAGATATGGTTGTTGGTGTTCCGGAATCAGGTAATCCGGCAGCACAGGGTTATGCCATGGAATCAGGGATTCCTTACGGAACAGCTTTCATTAAGAACTCTTATGTTGGAAGAACCTTTATCAAGCCGAAACAGAGTATGCGTGAGAGTAGTGTGCAGGTAAAGTTAAACGTATTGAAGGATGCTGTAAAAGGAAAGAGAATTGTCATGATTGATGATTCTATCGTGCGTGGAACAACCTGCCGACGTATTGTTCGTATGTTAAAGGATGCGGGAGCCAAAGAAGTTCATGTAAGAATCAGTTCTCCTCCATTTTTACATCCTTGTTATTTTGGAACAGATATTCCGTCAGAAGATCAGCTTGTTGCATATGGCAAGACTCTGGATGAAATCTGTGAAAGTATCGAAGCGGATACTTTAGCTTACCTTCATATGGATCGTTTAAAAGAGTTAAACGAGGGCTTACCATACTGTGATGCCTGCTTCAGTGGAAATTATCCAATCGAGCCACCGACACAGGACATCAGAGGAGAACAGGGTTAAAGAGTTCCAAAATCATCATAGAAGTAGTGAATGAAAATATAGATTCTATTTTATAATTTAGAATATAAAGAGAAGAAAAGCGATAACAATTAAGTTACCACAGGAGGTAAAAACAATGTACGACAAATATCAGAGCCCTCTTTCAGAAAGATATGCCAGCAAAGAAATGCAGTATATTTTCTCTCCAGACAAAAAGTTTAAAACATGGAGAAAGCTTTGGATTGCGTTGGCAGAAACAGAATATGAATTAGGTCTTTCCAGTGTGACAAAGGAGCAGATTGAGGAACTGAAGGCACATGCCGATGATATTAATTTTGATGTTGCAAAAGCAAGGGAAAAAGAAGTGCGCCACGATGTTATGTCCCATGTATATGCATATGGTGTGCAATGCCCAAATGCAAAGGGAATCATTCATCTTGGAGCAACATCCTGCTATGTAGGTGATAATACAGATATTATCGTTATGACAGAGGCTCTTAAGTTAGTAAGAAGCAAGCTGGTTAACGTAATCGCAGAGCTTTCCAGCTTTGCTATGAAGTATAAAGATCTTCCTACACTCGCATTTAC
This Anaerobutyricum hallii DNA region includes the following protein-coding sequences:
- the purF gene encoding amidophosphoribosyltransferase — protein: MAFDMEEQFSEECVDSGIHEECGVFGAYDFDGNDIASTVYYGLFALQHRGQESCGIAVSDTNGPKKNIQVHKGMGLVNEVFNSENLEKLKGNISVGHVRYSTAGSSTRENAQPLVLNYYKGTLALAHNGNLVNALELRQELERTGAIFQTTIDSEVIAYHVAKERIFAATAEEAVLAAMRKLKGAYSLIVMSPRKLIGARDPFGFRPLCIGKRDNTYFLTSETCALDTVGAEFVRDVEPGEVVTLTPKGIESNKELCFKDPSKQARCIFEYIYFARPDAVIDGVGVYASRIKAGKFLAMDSPVDADMVVGVPESGNPAAQGYAMESGIPYGTAFIKNSYVGRTFIKPKQSMRESSVQVKLNVLKDAVKGKRIVMIDDSIVRGTTCRRIVRMLKDAGAKEVHVRISSPPFLHPCYFGTDIPSEDQLVAYGKTLDEICESIEADTLAYLHMDRLKELNEGLPYCDACFSGNYPIEPPTQDIRGEQG
- a CDS encoding glycoside hydrolase family 3 protein, coding for MKNYKRVVLLLCIMLLTGALAGCGWSKKGKDKSENSTKSSEDKAVDEITLDGMVSDALSKMTLKEKIGQLFVVCTDSLDFNAETEVTEKMRKNLEEYKPGGVIFFSYNLKNRTQIKEMISDMQKTAEIPLFTAVDEEGGSVARIANSKNMQTTKFPAMAEIGKTGDSKNAYHVGETIGKEIYELGFNLDFAPVADINTNAENTEIGNRSFGSEPKTVADMVSQEVKGLQAQGVSATLKHFPGQGQCGEDTHKGYVELNATIDQLRDVEFLPFKSGISAGADMVMMSHVAVSQITGKETPASLTKLMVTDILREELQFDNVIITDAMNMKVITKFYDADQAAVMAIEAGNDMILMPDNFEQAFEGVLEAVKDGTLSESQIDEAAGRVLSVKIKRGILPESSKLFRHNEGK